A genomic region of Anopheles coustani chromosome 3, idAnoCousDA_361_x.2, whole genome shotgun sequence contains the following coding sequences:
- the LOC131259389 gene encoding phosphoenolpyruvate carboxykinase [GTP] — protein sequence MPQLIEQYTPLPTTLGCSPKLKTLPKNLYNHLRGFPVVNGEVTQLSDKVRRFVEESAAMCQPDRIHIVDGSESESNTLLKTLHSQGTIKPLPKYDNCWLAHTNPADVARVESKTFICTERREQAIPTPKEGVTGSLGNWISPADYERAIMARFPGCMKGRTMFVVPFSMGPISSPLSKIGIEITDSAYVVSSMRIMTRMGSEVLDKLADNSDFIKCLHSVGTPASGKIAVPSWPCDPERTIILHKPANNEIVSYGSGYGGNSLLGKKCFALRIGSTIAQREGWLAEHMLILGITDPNGVKKYIAAAFPSACGKTNLAMMNPTLPGYKIECVGDDIAWMKFDSKGQLRAINPENGFFGVAPGTSTETNPNAMDTIYKDTIFTNVASTSDGGVFWEGMEKEVSPDVQITDWLGNPWKLGESKTPAAHPNSRFCAPAAQCPIIDPAWEDSEGVPISAILFGGRRPQGVPLVYEANSWAHGVFIGSAMRSESTAAAEHKGKAIMNDPFAMRPFFGYNFGDYLKHWLSMEQRAGAAGGHAPKIFHVNWFRKDANGKFLWPGFGENSRVLEWILHRIDDADCYRDTPIGRVPTEGALNLDGLSSPVNERELFSIPKDFWLREVEEIKQYYDNQVPHDLPKEIATELEQLKDRVQKM from the exons ATGCCTCAACTCATCGAACAGTACACGCC GCTCCCGACCACTCTGGGATGCAGCCCGAAGCTGAAGACGCTGCCGAAGAATCTGTACAACCATCTCCGTGGGTTCCCGGTCGTCAATGGTGAGGTGACCCAGCTGTCGGACAAGGTGCGCCGCTTCGTGGAGGAATCGGCCGCCATGTGCCAACCGGACCGGATCCACATCGTCGACGGCAGCGAAAGTGAAAGCAATACGCTGCTGAAGACCCTGCACAGCCAGGGCACGATCAAGCCGCTGCCGAAGTACGACAACTGCTGGCTGGCACACACCAATCCGGCCGATGTGGCCCGCGTCGAGTCGAAGACGTTCATCTGCACCGAGCGACGGGAGCAGGCGATCCCGACCCCGAAGGAGGGAGTGACCGGCTCGTTGGGCAACTGGATCTCGCCGGCGGACTACGAGCGAGCGATCATGGCCCGGTTTCCGGGCTGCATGAAGGGACGCACGATGTTTGTGGTGCCATTCTCGATGGGTCCGATCTCGTCGCCCCTGTCGAAGATTGGTATCGAGATCACCGACTCGGCGTACGTCGTTTCCTCCATGCGTATCATGACCCGCATGGGCTCGGAGGTGCTGGACAAGCTTGCGGACAACTCG GATTTCATCAAGTGTCTGCATTCCGTCGGTACTCCGGCCAGCGGTAAGATCGCGGTGCCATCGTGGCCCTGCGACCCAGAGCGTACCATCATCCTGCACAAACCCGCCAACAACGAAATCGTTTCGTACGGTTCCGGCTACGGTGGCAACTCGCTGCTCGGCAAGAAGTGCTTTGCACTGCGCATCGGCAGCACCATCGCCCAGCGGGAAGGTTGGCTGGCGGAGCACATGCTGATCCTCGGCATCACCGACCCGAACGGTGTGAAGAAGTACATTGCGGCCGCCTTCCCGTCCGCCTGCGGTAAAACGAATCTCGCCATGATGAACCCAACCCTGCCCGGCTACAAGATCGAGTGCGTCGGCGACGACATTGCCTGGATGAAGTTCGACTCCAAGGGTCAGCTGCGAGCGATCAACCCGGAGAACGGCTTCTTTGGAGTTGCACCCGGCACCTCGACTGAGACCAACCCCAACGCGATGGACACCATCTACAAGGATACGATCTTCACCAACGTGGCGTCCACCTCGGACGGTGGTGTGTTCTGGGAGGGCATGGAGAAGGAGGTGTCTCCCGACGTACAGATCACCGACTGGCTGGGCAATCCGTGGAAGCTGGGTGAATCGAAAACACCGGCCGCACATCCCAACTCCCGCTTCTGTGCCCCTGCCGCCCAGTGCCCGATCATCGATCCGGCATGGGAAGACTCGGAAGGTGTGCCAATCTCGGCCATCCTCTTCGGCGGTCGTCGTCCGCAGGGCGTTCCGCTGGTGTACGAGGCCAACTCCTGGGCCCACGGTGTCTTCATCGGATCCGCCATGCGCAGTGAAAGCACGGCTGCTGCCGAACACAAAGGCAAGGCCATCATGAACGATCCGTTTGCGATGCGACCGTTCTTTGGTTACAACTTCGGTGACTACCTGAAGCACTGGCTGAGCATGGAGCAGCGCGCCGGTGCCGCCGGTGGCCACGCGCCCAAGATCTTCCACGTCAACTGGTTCCGCAAGGACGCGAACGGCAAGTTCCTGTGGCCCGGATTCGGCGAGAACAGCCGCGTGCTCGAATGGATCCTGCACCGCATCGATGATGCCGACTGCTACCGGGATACACCGATCGGTCGCGTCCCGACCGAGGGTGCCCTGAACCTCGATGGGCTGAGCAGTCCGGTGAACGAGCGCGAACTCTTCTCGATCCCGAAGGACTTCTGGCTGCGGGAGGTGGAAGAGATCAAGCAGTACTACGACAACCAGGTGCCCCATGACCTGCCGAAGGAGATTGCCACCGAGCTGGAGCAGCTGAAGGACCGTGTTCAGAAGATGTAA
- the LOC131259388 gene encoding uncharacterized protein LOC131259388 — MPLAVEHAFCDASAVASMETPGKKRKRNAETNPFLNFTEQTFSIPSSTPIHNRQIDGSAFENPSFRVGNKENYNLFSDSCMEVKSIADLAGSGVATKRMTTSDTTNPFEVIRKPPKKKKKQQHPTVAALQDSCFENPGLNLAAVDKQPVNPFEVPRDGDECKRKEAEELSRCFVNNALNIRGPEANSGERFNPFEIVRPKDPATEPPVRGLPVPELSGIENPAMEMPTYAIAVPFTPSLKHRINFQELPASALTPCQMMANMVVCSPDVSTQAVNSNLAGTGDPAVRNATVTLAKRRSLSVISEESDIGEKLDCYQLELENSINEAKARKQRQGETTQFSFSGTGHRRRSVRRSLIDMKHISNLSQKLRDLEDEENGITKLEDDEPTPHVEEHEDEEDKENKQPPQEAKGTTVPPMEEKQEKTDSTSAAEEETRSSEMHRNQMTFTITKETTVREEIRIDVSNPDVQFEEVEDFEDEEQDVELMHNPAPFQRAYRKKEPLATRPATEEFKCPAAVPSGEARENGPAKSHKVRDVIRRSFRRLMPRHHSDQEQQEKGKQSEETHAPSDEGNHGHGLISTIRHSLRRRQTKATETKDSKAAEDSPLEISIIAEQPRAVFRQPSLDQYKPISAAPTGGATIRGSLRRSTKDIRKQMMKSVFRKQSGDLDTELGEHGGELI; from the coding sequence ATGCCTCTCGCGGTCGAACATGCGTTCTGTGATGCATCTGCCGTGGCGTCGATGGAAACACCCGGCAAAAAACGTAAACGAAACGCGGAAACAAACCCATTCCTCAACTTTACCGAACAAACGTTCAGCATTCCTTCGTCGACGCCAATCCACAATCGGCAGATCGATGGCAGTGCCTTCGAAAACCCTTCGTTCCGTGTGGGCAACAAGGAAAACTACAACCTGTTCTCCGACTCGTGCATGGAGGTGAAATCGATTGCGGACCTTGCCGGATCGGGTGTGGCCACGAAGCGTATGACGACCAGCGACACCACGAACCCATTCGAAGTGATCCGTAAACcaccgaagaagaagaaaaaacagcaacaCCCGACGGTGGCCGCTCTGCAGGACAGCTGTTTCGAGAACCCGGGCCTCAACCTGGCAGCGGTCGATAAGCAGCCGGTTAATCCGTTCGAAGTTCCACGGGACGGTGACGAATGCAAGCGCAAGGAAGCGGAAGAGTTGAGCCGCTGTTTCGTAAACAATGCGCTAAACATTCGTGGCCCAGAAGCGAACAGTGGCGAGCGGTTCAATCCTTTCGAAATTGTGCGCCCGAAAGACCCGGCTACGGAACCACCGGTGCGAGGGCTACCCGTGCCCGAATTGTCCGGCATAGAAAATCCGGCAATGGAAATGCCGACGTACGCGATTGCCGTACCGTTCACACCATCCCTGAAGCAtcgtataaacttccaagagCTGCCAGCCAGCGCTCTAACACCCTGTCAAATGATGGCCAACATGGTTGTGTGTAGCCCGGACGTTTCGACACAGGCCGTTAATTCAAACTTGGCCGGTACCGGAGACCCTGCGGTGAGAAATGCCACTGTGACGTTGGCGAAAAGGCGGTCGCTTTCGGTCATAAGCGAAGAGTCGGACATCGGCGAGAAGCTGGATTGCTACCAGCTGGAGTTGGAAAATAGCATCAACGAGGCGAAGGCCAGGAAACAGCGGCAGGGCGAGACAACTCAGTTCTCATTCAGTGGCACCGGACACCGTCGTCGATCGGTGCGCCGTAGTCTGATCGACATGAAGCACATAAGTAATCTCTCCCAAAAGCTGCGCGATCTGGAGGACGAGGAAAACGGCATAACGAAGCTAGAGGACGATGAGCCCACACCACACGTGGAGGAGCATGAGGATGAAGAGGACAAGGAAAATAAACAGCCACCACAGGAGGCTAAAGGCACGACCGTGCCTCCGATGGAAGAGAAGCAAGAGAAAACTGATTCGACGAGCGCAGCGGAGGAAGAAACGCGTTCTTCCGAAATGCACCGAAACCAAATGACCTTTACCATAACCAAAGAGACGACCGTACGGGAGGAGATCCGTATCGATGTCTCGAATCCGGACGTACAGTTCGAAGAGGTGGAAGACTTCGAAGACGAAGAGCAGGACGTTGAACTTATGCACAATCCGGCACCGTTTCAACGGGCCTACCGTAAGAAGGAGCCGCTGGCTACGCGTCCTGCAACGGAAGAGTTCAAGTGTCCGGCGGCGGTGCCATCGGGTGAAGCTCGCGAAAATGGCCCGGCAAAATCCCACAAGGTACGGGATGTGATTCGCCGTAGTTTCCGCCGCCTGATGCCACGTCACCACTCGGACCAGGAGCAGCAagagaagggaaaacaaagcgAGGAAACACATGCCCCGAGTGACGAGGGCAATCATGGGCATGGTTTGATTTCTACCATTCGACACAGCTTGAGACGCCGTCAGACGAAAGCCACCGAAACCAAGGACAGTAAAGCAGCAGAAGATTCCCCGCTGGAAATATCCATAATTGCCGAACAACCGCGTGCTGTGTTCCGCCAACCATCGCTGGACCAGTACAAACCGATTTCTGCGGCACCAACCGGTGGTGCAACAATTAGGGGCAGTCTGCGCCGCTCGACCAAAGACATCCGGAAGCAGATGATGAAGTCCGTGTTTCGCAAACAGTCGGGCGATTTGGATACCGAACTGGGTGAACATGGAGGGGAACTGATTTGA
- the LOC131259390 gene encoding band 7 protein AGAP004871-like isoform X2, with product MNNQGSSSSHAVMIDESKRRSGAEADSIGCVEVLATVCSIVLMVLTLPISLFLCFKVVQEYERAVIFRLGRLRSGGARGPGVFFVLPCIDNYCKVDLRTVSFDVPPQEVLTRDSVTVSVDAVVYYRIRDPLNAVVQVANYSHSTRLLAATTLRNVLGTRNLSELLTEREAISHSMQVTLDEATDPWGVQVERVEIKDVSLPDSLQRSMAAEAEAAREARAKVIAAEGEMKSSRALKEASDIMCESPAALQLRYLQTLSSIAGEKNSTIVFPLPIELIGPLMNFTSSLGVQRTTAPVGRVARPEGPSTTTSSSSPQAVDPQNHQPPLD from the exons ATGAACAACCAGGGGTCCTCTTCATCTCATGCCGTCATGATCGACGAAAGCAAGCGTCGCTCTGGAG CCGAGGCCGATTCGATAGGATGCGTGGAAGTGCTGGCCACCGTGTGCTCGATCGTGCTGATGGTCCTGACCCTCCCGATCTCGCTGTTCCTGTGCTTCAAGGTCGTGCAGGAGTACGAGCGTGCCGTCATCTTCCGGCTCGGTCGGCTGCGATCCGGAGGTGCCCGCGGTCCGGGTGTGTTCTTCGTACTGCCGTGCATCGATAACTACTGCAAGGTCGACCTGCGGACGGTTTCGTTCGATGTGCCACCGCAGGAGGTGTTGACGCGCGACTCCGTCACCGTGTCCGTGGACGCCGTCGTGTACTACCGGATCCGCGACCCGTTGAACGCTGTCGTGCAGGTCGCCAACTACAGCCACTCGACCCGCCTGCTGGCCGCAACGACGCTGCGGAACGTGCTCGGCACACGCAACCTGTCCGAGCTGCTGACGGAGCGAGAAGCCATCTCGCACTCGATGCAGGTCACGCTGGATGAGGCCACCGATCCGTGGGGCGTACAGGTGGAGCGTGTTGAAAT CAAGGACGTTTCGCTTCCGGACTCACTGCAGCGTTCGATGGCGGCCGAGGCGGAAGCGGCCCGCGAAGCCCGTGCCAAGGTGATCGCCGCCGAGGGTGAGATGAAGTCGTCACGAGCCCTCAAGGAAGCCTCCGACATCATGTGCGAGAGTCCGGCCGCCCTCCAGCTGCGCTACCTGCAGACCCTGAGCAGCATCGCCGGCGAAAAGAACTCGACGATTGTGTTCCCGCTGCCGATCGAGCTGATTGGACCGCTGATGAACTTTACCTCTTCGCTGGGGGTCCAGCGTACCACCGCTCCGGTCGGTAGGGTGGCACGCCCCGAAGGACCTTCGACCACCACTAGCTCCTCGTCCCCGCAGGCCGTCGATCCGCAGAACCATCAGCCGCCGCTCGATTAG